The Candidatus Dependentiae bacterium genome contains a region encoding:
- the rplE gene encoding 50S ribosomal protein L5, producing MTQARLKKLYDEKIRIELKDALGLKNIMQTPKITKIVLNTGVKDAVSDTKSLQEVERVFEAISGQKSVRTVAKKSIAGFKLREGMPIGVKVTLRCKLMYEFLDRLINLALPKTRDFQGVSTRFDRRGNYNLGIKEWNIFPEIEHETATKMRGLNITIETTTTNDEHARELLTRFGMPFRKA from the coding sequence ATGACACAAGCTCGATTGAAAAAATTATATGATGAAAAAATTCGCATAGAACTTAAAGATGCGCTTGGTTTAAAAAATATCATGCAGACTCCAAAGATTACAAAAATTGTTTTAAATACTGGGGTTAAAGATGCTGTTTCAGATACTAAGTCTTTGCAAGAGGTTGAAAGAGTGTTTGAGGCGATTTCTGGTCAAAAGTCGGTTAGAACAGTAGCAAAAAAATCTATTGCTGGGTTTAAGCTGCGTGAAGGAATGCCAATTGGTGTTAAAGTAACTTTACGATGTAAGCTCATGTATGAATTTTTGGACAGGCTGATTAATTTGGCTTTGCCAAAAACAAGAGATTTTCAAGGGGTCTCGACTAGATTTGATCGCCGAGGTAATTATAATTTGGGCATTAAAGAGTGGAATATCTTTCCAGAAATAGAACATGAAACAGCTACTAAGATGCGTGGTTTAAATATAACAATTGAAACAACCACAACTAATGATGAGCATGCACGAGAATTATTGACTCGTTTTGGTATGCCATTTCGTAAGGCGTAA
- a CDS encoding type Z 30S ribosomal protein S14 gives MAKKSLIEKANKKPKFAVRRYNRCKLCGRSRGYMGLFMACRICFRKLALQGLLPGVRKTSW, from the coding sequence ATGGCAAAAAAATCGTTAATTGAAAAAGCAAATAAGAAACCAAAATTTGCAGTCAGAAGGTATAATCGGTGCAAGCTGTGTGGTAGATCTCGTGGTTATATGGGGTTATTTATGGCGTGTCGTATTTGTTTTAGAAAACTTGCTCTTCAGGGTTTGCTTCCCGGAGTGAGAAAAACAAGTTGGTAG
- the rpsC gene encoding 30S ribosomal protein S3, which translates to MGQKVHPIGFRTGVYRGWQSRWFARSSYGESLLEDVKIRKFLNNALENAEISAIEIEKAGDVVRVVLHSGRPGVVIGKKGQEIETLKSKLAVLLGKNVEVSVQEVKNPELDAMLIAKNIAQQLIKRVSYKRAMKRAAASAMRSGARGIKIRCGGRLMGAEIARKEWLRVGSTPLHTLRSDIDYGFAEAKTTYGIIGVAVWVCRGEFQSSKLYGA; encoded by the coding sequence GTTGGTTTGCAAGAAGTTCGTATGGGGAATCTCTATTAGAAGATGTTAAGATCAGAAAGTTTCTAAATAATGCTCTTGAGAATGCTGAAATATCTGCCATAGAGATTGAAAAGGCTGGTGATGTGGTTCGTGTCGTTCTACATTCAGGTCGTCCAGGAGTTGTTATAGGTAAAAAAGGTCAAGAAATTGAAACTCTCAAGAGTAAGCTTGCAGTTCTTCTTGGTAAAAATGTAGAAGTGTCTGTTCAGGAGGTTAAAAATCCTGAATTAGATGCTATGTTGATTGCAAAAAATATTGCGCAGCAACTAATTAAGCGCGTTAGTTACAAAAGGGCAATGAAGCGAGCAGCAGCGTCTGCAATGCGTAGTGGTGCAAGAGGTATCAAAATTCGTTGCGGAGGTCGTTTAATGGGAGCAGAAATTGCACGTAAAGAATGGTTGCGTGTTGGGTCGACACCGCTTCATACATTGCGTTCAGATATTGATTATGGCTTTGCTGAGGCAAAAACAACGTATGGAATAATAGGTGTTGCTGTTTGGGTGTGTAGGGGTGAGTTTCAATCATCAAAGCTTTACGGCGCCTAG
- the rplX gene encoding 50S ribosomal protein L24 has product MAARVKKNDIVIVMSGKDKGKQGKVIEVVPKKDKVLVKGIAFVTRHVKARRQGEAGGIKKEESYIKLAKVMPVCVACKQPCRVNTKLLEKGKQMARVCNKCKELF; this is encoded by the coding sequence ATGGCTGCACGCGTTAAGAAAAATGACATAGTGATAGTGATGTCTGGTAAAGATAAAGGTAAACAGGGCAAGGTTATTGAAGTAGTTCCTAAAAAAGATAAAGTCCTTGTAAAAGGAATTGCGTTTGTTACACGACATGTAAAAGCGCGTCGTCAAGGGGAAGCTGGCGGTATTAAAAAAGAAGAATCATATATAAAACTTGCTAAAGTTATGCCGGTTTGTGTTGCATGCAAGCAGCCATGTCGTGTAAATACTAAGTTGTTAGAAAAAGGTAAACAGATGGCTCGTGTGTGTAATAAATGCAAAGAGTTATTTTAA
- the rplF gene encoding 50S ribosomal protein L6 has translation MSKIGRKSINTGSVQIEIKGQKIYYKGPKDSGVHELPSILIAKLEGEKLIIETQKTNMRQREVNRLWGLNRALLANKIFGAGSEFQKQIEIVGLGYKAALSGKKVTFSLGYSHKIDFDLPEGISLTIDKTGKMLMFSSSSKELIGHVCSMVRSLRPPEPYKGTGVKLTTEVIACKAGKAKAAS, from the coding sequence ATGTCTAAAATAGGCAGAAAATCAATAAATACGGGCTCTGTTCAGATAGAAATCAAGGGACAAAAGATTTATTATAAGGGGCCTAAAGATTCTGGTGTACATGAGTTGCCATCTATTTTGATCGCTAAGCTCGAGGGCGAAAAATTAATAATTGAGACGCAAAAAACAAATATGCGTCAACGTGAAGTTAATCGATTGTGGGGGCTAAATCGTGCCTTGCTGGCAAATAAAATTTTTGGGGCTGGTTCAGAATTTCAAAAACAAATCGAAATTGTAGGTTTGGGGTATAAAGCTGCATTATCTGGTAAAAAAGTGACATTTTCCTTGGGATATAGTCATAAAATAGATTTTGATTTACCAGAAGGTATTTCTCTTACAATTGATAAAACTGGAAAAATGTTAATGTTTAGTTCTTCAAGTAAAGAATTAATTGGTCATGTATGTAGCATGGTTAGATCGTTACGACCACCAGAACCATACAAGGGTACTGGCGTAAAATTAACAACAGAAGTGATCGCGTGTAAAGCTGGAAAAGCCAAGGCTGCATCGTAA
- the rpsH gene encoding 30S ribosomal protein S8 → MSVDVIGDFLTIIRNGIMASKFSVEVPYSKVKHEIAKIFFEEGFVKDLSVIDEDQIKKSLRIILKYDGNESVIHEIRRSSKPGRRRYSGAKDIELVIGGLGLSIISTNRGILSHKKAQELNVGGEVICTIW, encoded by the coding sequence ATGTCAGTTGATGTGATTGGTGATTTTTTAACTATTATCAGAAATGGTATAATGGCTTCAAAATTTTCTGTTGAGGTACCATACTCAAAAGTTAAGCACGAGATAGCAAAAATTTTTTTTGAAGAAGGTTTTGTAAAAGATCTTTCGGTAATAGATGAAGATCAAATAAAAAAATCTCTTCGTATTATTTTGAAGTATGATGGTAATGAATCAGTGATTCATGAAATTCGTCGATCAAGCAAACCGGGACGTCGTCGTTATTCTGGTGCAAAAGATATCGAATTAGTTATTGGCGGTTTGGGTCTTTCCATTATTTCGACTAATCGTGGCATACTATCCCACAAAAAAGCACAAGAACTAAATGTTGGTGGCGAAGTTATTTGTACCATATGGTAG
- the rplP gene encoding 50S ribosomal protein L16 has translation MLMPKKTKYRKAQRGRMKGRSKGARFVAFEEYGLQAIEPGWLTAQQIEAMRITISRKLKKVGKLVLRVFPDKPITKKPAETRMGKGKGAPEKWAFVVKRDRIICEIGGLSENDARAALKAATYKLPMKARFVKRNNGVV, from the coding sequence ATGTTAATGCCAAAAAAAACAAAGTACAGAAAAGCTCAAAGAGGCAGAATGAAGGGGCGTTCAAAAGGTGCCCGTTTTGTTGCTTTTGAAGAATATGGTTTACAGGCTATTGAGCCAGGCTGGTTGACTGCTCAGCAAATAGAAGCAATGCGCATAACTATTTCACGTAAATTAAAAAAGGTTGGTAAATTGGTTTTGCGTGTTTTTCCTGATAAGCCGATTACAAAAAAACCTGCAGAAACTCGTATGGGTAAAGGTAAAGGTGCACCGGAGAAATGGGCTTTTGTTGTAAAAAGAGATCGAATTATTTGTGAAATTGGGGGATTGAGTGAAAATGATGCTCGTGCTGCACTCAAGGCTGCTACGTATAAACTTCCAATGAAAGCTCGATTTGTAAAGCGTAATAATGGTGTTGTATGA
- the rpmC gene encoding 50S ribosomal protein L29 has protein sequence MKIKREKDNLKQMNKKDLRDRIELLQRELFNVRLNAATAHVKDYSQFKKLRRSIARTKTYMQQKNIEKQNIMEKR, from the coding sequence ATGAAAATTAAAAGAGAAAAAGACAATCTAAAACAAATGAACAAGAAAGATTTGCGAGATAGGATTGAATTGCTGCAGCGTGAATTGTTTAACGTTCGCCTGAATGCGGCAACTGCTCATGTAAAGGATTATTCTCAATTTAAGAAATTGAGGCGTTCAATTGCTCGAACCAAAACATACATGCAACAAAAAAATATAGAAAAACAAAATATAATGGAAAAAAGATAA
- the rpsQ gene encoding 30S ribosomal protein S17, which produces MAKTIYIGRVISDKMDKTVVAQVERTFNHPQFHKVIRSVKKYKIHDEKKQAKVGDIVEFYEGRPISKTKHMHLMRVVRFGDILLGE; this is translated from the coding sequence ATGGCAAAGACAATATATATCGGTAGAGTAATTTCAGATAAAATGGATAAGACAGTGGTTGCTCAAGTAGAGCGTACATTTAATCACCCACAATTCCATAAAGTCATTAGGTCTGTCAAAAAATATAAAATTCATGATGAAAAAAAACAGGCAAAAGTTGGTGACATTGTAGAGTTTTATGAAGGACGACCTATCTCAAAAACTAAACACATGCATCTTATGCGTGTTGTTAGGTTTGGTGACATATTATTGGGTGAATAA
- the rplN gene encoding 50S ribosomal protein L14, with protein MIQKESRLKVADNSGATEVLCISVIGSTRKRFAYLGQKIKCSVKKAIPGGMVKKGQVVDAVIVRTCKEFRRDDGSYIRFGDNAVVIIKDNAPVGTRVFGPVARELRAQGYLKIVSLAPEVL; from the coding sequence ATGATTCAAAAAGAATCTCGTTTAAAAGTTGCAGATAATTCCGGAGCTACGGAAGTCTTGTGCATCAGTGTTATTGGAAGCACAAGAAAGCGTTTTGCATATCTTGGTCAAAAGATAAAATGTTCTGTGAAAAAGGCTATTCCTGGTGGAATGGTCAAAAAAGGGCAGGTCGTTGATGCGGTTATTGTTAGAACCTGTAAAGAATTTCGTCGAGATGATGGTAGTTATATTCGTTTTGGTGATAATGCTGTGGTAATTATCAAAGATAACGCACCTGTAGGAACGCGTGTTTTTGGACCAGTAGCTCGTGAACTTCGAGCTCAAGGCTATTTGAAAATAGTTTCATTGGCACCTGAGGTATTATAA